In Herpetosiphonaceae bacterium, the sequence GAGCGCGTACCAGGACAAGCCCGTAGTCTCATCCTTGCCTGCATAGGTAATGGCCCTATTGGACTACTCAAGTATTCACAACACCTGTGTGCCTATGAATTGACCCAGCTCGAACGCCAAATCGAGCATATTACTGCTCTAACTGAACAACCATCTATCGTATTAGCAACCCTTCGGACCGACTTAATTGAGGGTTGGTCATAATTCAAAAAGCCGCGTATGGGCTTGACCACCACGCGGCTACCACCGCATCATAGCGGTTGCCACACCAGCATGAAACGGAGGCACCGCTATGATAGGCCAAACGAGCCTGCTTGTCATCTTGGTCCACCTGATTGATCGCGTCCCGGTCGTACCCACTCCGCAACATGGACCAGGCCGTCCGAAAGTGTATGCCGATCACCTGTTTCTGAAAGCCCTCGTGATCATGATTGTGCGCCATCTGCATACCGTGCATGAGTTGTTAACCGTGCTCGCCCAGCCGACCCGCGAAATGCGCGAATTGCGGCACCTGTTGACGATCAATGGGCAGTTTCCCTCGCGGCGCACCTGGGAGCGGCGGCTCCAAGCCCTCCCGGACACCTTGCCGGCCCAAATTGGCTGTTTGGGTCGTGTGTTGGTCGGTCTGATCCAACCCTGGGCGAATTCTGGTCGGGCGGTGGCGGTAGACAGTACTGTGCTGCGGGCGCGCGGTGGCGTCTGGCATCAGAAAGATCGAGCGGCTGGCCGCGTTCCACATACCTCGATTGATACCGAGGCCCAGTGGACGAAATCGGGCTGGCATGGCTGGGTCTATGGCTGGAAGTTGCAGCTTGCCACAACTGTTGCTGCTGTCTGGATTCCGCTGGCTGCTGAACTTACGGCTGCCAATCGTGCCGATCGTGAACTAGCCCCCGAGTTGCTCTGTCGCCTGCCACCCGAAGTACGGGTGGTGTTGGGCGATCGTCACTACAACACGCCGCTGTTGCACGAGTTGTGTGCTGAAGACGAGCGCATCTTGGTGACCACGCGCTATGGGCGCTACCCGCATACGGATGGAGGCGTTGAGGTGCGTCGCGTCTTCCACAAACTGCGGTCGGTCACGATCGAGAATTTTAATGAGCAGTTCAAAGGGATCTTCGATGGGCACGGCCAAGTTCCAACCAAAGGGTTGACCAACACCCGTCGCTTTGCGCTTGGGGCAATCCTGGTCTACCAGCTCATGTTGTGGTATCGCTTTGAGCACAACTTAGACCTGCGCGTCGGCTTAAAAGCCTGTCTGAAAGCCGCGTGATTAATTATGACCACGCCTCACTTAATTGCGCTTCATCGAGCACTGCATCAGATTGATCCTGAGCTTTGGAAAGAACATTTGCTGCATGAACATCCTCTTAGTCCAGCGAGAGAACGCTACCAAACAAAAATTCGATCTCAGCAACGCGCTGCAATTATTCAAGCACTGTCACGATGGAGGATGTGTGAAGCAGAAGAGGCAGAAGAGCTGTTCAACCATTTTGTCCAAGGTGGACTATATGAACTGATTGATTGGCGATGCACAGCTCCATCTCACACGACTCAAGCAACGATCTATGAGCAACGTATTCGACGAGCAATTGAAGAGCATCTAGGAGCACTTAAACCGGCAGCACAACACGTTATCGTCACGATGTTGGAACACCTGGCAGTCGCTATTGAGGAAGCTAGAATCCCATTTCCTCTGACGCGATTGCTCCGCGAACAACCTTCTAGCCCATTCCGTATTCGATTCGGGAGACGATTGTGGTTCGGTGTTCCAGCGATAGTACGACGACGGCAACAGAGAAAGATGAAGCAGCGCCGGCGCTTACGTGAAGCCAAGATTCAGCGTAGAGCTACCAGCTACATATTTCCGAAAGAACAAGTAGATCACCTTGTTTTATCGTTTGCTGCCCGAGCAGACATTGATACAAAAACAGCTCGCTACTACCTGCGTAACTTGATCACCTATGGAAGCATTGGAATGTTGCCCATCTCTGAGTGGGCGAGTGCAATCGATGAGCGCATAGCTGAGTTCCTTCGCTTCGCAAAGCTAAGCCGACCCGATGGTACATTGAACTGGGAATTGCTGCTCTCGCAACTACAGGTTTATGCTGTCGCTTGTGGCATCAAGCATGCCAAAATATCGCGGCATATTGCCATAGTCCTGGATAACAATACGCCGAAACCTAGACGCTGGCATGGTGGTACTGGCCCCAATGTAGCAACGGTTCGACAACGAGCAACGCTGGTGCTTTCAACCGTACCGCAGTTGCATAAAACATGGGCTCTTCATATTGCTGAACTTAAACTACCGCTTAGAGATATACAAGGCTATCACATCAGCAATACTTGTTCTGCGGTTGTTGTCCTTGATTCTAGTAGCGACCTACCGGTGGGATGCTGGGTAAGTCGTAACTCACCACAAGCCGCTGAACTAGGTCTCGCTCTGTATGAGGCTATTTGGCACGCAGGCGCAATTGCTGGTTTACCAGAATGGGTTATGCGGGATGAGCTAGAGCAAGTAGTTGAGTTGAACAACTGGCTGCTACATGGGAGTCCAGAACAAATTCTACTGCCCGATACCGTCGTGAAAGTTGTGGCTGATTGCTCCGACCTCCAGCATGCATCAAATTATCTGATGGCAGAGATTGGGACATTTCATCCACGTCCTCAGAGCAAATATCCAATTATTGAGGACATCGAATATGAAACAGGAGCATATATCCTGGAGCTATGGAGATCAAAAAGCGTAACGATTGGACAAGCACAACAAGGGTTATTGACGTGGCTTCGTACACGGTATTTTCCTCAACATCGAGTCGTACCTATTCCTAAAGCTCTCCGCGACCGTGGATTTGCTCTGCCTGCACATAGAAGTCCTGCTGCGGGCTGGCTCCTACCACCGACTAAACATGTCAAAACAATTCGGAACGGCGTGATCGATGGAGCAGTGCTCTACCGGAGCCCTTCTTTTCTTGTAGAGCCAGGTCTATCCCTCCAGGCTCGGACATTTCCATATCTCTACCGGGGAATGGAAGCCGGTATTTTTGTTGAACGAGACATAGCTGGACACCCTCATGTCGAATACGTATTCCGTGATGATGAGCCTTTTGAAGAATAACGAGCGAGGTTCGCGATGGCTGATGTAGAAACTCCCGGCGAAAATATCTCACATGACGACCAAGTTAAGCCCGTTGGTTCTGATCTTCCACCGGATGAGCCACGACTTAAGAAGTCGCGCAAACGACCATCATTCGACAATCCTCCCCTAGAGGAGGGTGAAGAGTTATTAACTAAGCGGGCAGAACTCGCTAGAAAATGGGAAATAGTCAAATACGCATTGGAGCTAAAAGCACGAAGGGACAGACTCCCGCGCGGTGTAGGTCAAATGATACGCAAGGAATTGGGCATTGGCTCACGAGAAGGGTTGCGCAAATTATTCGACCGAGTTACCAAATATCACAGAGATCATCCTGATGATCCGCCTGAAAATGCAATCGTTGATCTCAAGCCTGGTAGGTTAGTTCAGGCAGTGTTAAGCACAAAAGAAGAGGAGTTCTTCATCATTTCCTGTCTAAAAACAGATTGGCCTCTACAAATACCTGGCGGCGAAGTCAAAGAGCCAGCAGGAGTTATTCCTGAACTAAAATTTGTTTACAACCTCTTGGTAAAAGAGCACCCACATTTAAAAGATCGAGTAACACTTCGCCAGCTTAAGGGTATTCTGGACCGGCATAAACGCGGTAAAGATGCCCTCAGCTTTATTCTCTCCTGGAATGGTGCGCGGGCTGTCAAAGAAAGCTTGGCCTTTAAGGTAGACAATGATGCGGAAGCACCAGACGAGCGCTGGATCTCTGATGCGCGTTATCTACCAATATTTGTACGTGTTGGCAAAATCATCTGCACGGTTGTACTGGTAGTGATCATGGATGATTACAGTCGATATGTTCTTGACTGGTTCATTCTGCCCCGTAAGGTGGAAGTAGCCTTGAATGACCTCCGTAACGTTGACTTTACCAACAAACACCTGCGTGGGCGTCTATCCTACATTATGGACAAAACTAAGAGGAGAGCGCGAACCTTCTATACAGATAATGGTTCGCAATATAAAGCACTTGCGAAATATATGCAGTTCATTGCGCGTGACAACCAGTCCAGCCTTCATCTCATTCGCTCAAAACCTGATGAACCCTGGGGACGAGGCAAAGTCGAAGTGTTACTCAAATTAGTGGATAAGACGCTCAAAGATATCGGTGGCTATATCAAAAATTCACGCAGCCTTAAGAGCCGTAGCATCCGACGAACAGAGCGTGAATTTCGGTTAGCATGGAAACACGCACATGCCCACCCTGAAGAATTGATCACCATTGAGCAACTTCGCCTCATCTTAGAAGAACATTTCAAGCAGTGGAATGCATCGCCCGCCGCAAAAAACCGTCCCACTCGCCAGGCTCTGTGGGAAGGAGCAGTGGAACCGAGCATTGCCCTTCCTCCCCCTAACGATATTGACCTTGCGCAGTTTGCTTTTGCTGCCAAAACTGATACAGCATCAATCTCAGATACCAGTTTACGGAAAGACTGTTTTTGGGAGCCGGCGACACATGATCCTGAGACACGTCAGCGGTGGATGGCAGCTGTAGCTCGTAAAGAAAGAATTCCTATCTGTTTCTTTTCTCCAATCCGAGGGCAGCGAATTGTCATTGCTTGTGTTGATGGAAAGAACTGGGAGCGTGTCGTACCAAAAGGGACCAACCGGTTTAGTGGCGATGGACAGAGCGGTCTCAATGAAGCAGGAATTGAGCTTGAAGATCAAGTTCTAAAGTTAAGGATTAAGCGCCTAGAAGATCAGTTAATCGAGAAATATGGAGATCTTCCACGTAAGACTCCAGTGACACAGGAAGTTAAGCTGCCAGACCCGAAACCGCAGAAAGCTGAATCTGGCACCGAATTACCTCCTACCGATGACTCAGCGTTGAAGCAGAAAACCCGTTCAAGGGGAGCTAAAGCGGCAAAAAAAGAGAAAACTACTGAGCAACAGCCACCCCGCCAAGGGAAGAAAAACAAGGCAAGTAGTACACATGTGAGAACTCCCGGCACTGAAACGGGTACTACTGCCAAGAACTCCAACAAGCAGGATAAGCCATCAAAGGGACGCACAGCCAAACAAGCTCCTGCAACATCTCAGCCCGAGCAATCAGTTCCATCTGCACCAGAAGGGGCAGGTGAACGACCGTCAGAAGGGCAAAGCTCGATTGAGCGCATGCGACAACTTCGAGCACAGCTGCGACAAAATCAGAGTAATGAGCCTAAGAAGCAAGGACGGTAATTGTGGAAGAGGAAATCCCATTCATTTACTGCCAACAGACACACTCCCTGCTCGCTGCGATGAATCGGACTGCAAAATCACGCTCAATTATGACCATCGGCGCGTACTATGGTTATGGCCTGAGCAGGTTGTTACGACAGTGGGTCATCGTTGAGCCAAAATCGGTTCAGGATAATCAAGTTGCTCTCGTTCAATTGATGGATCCAGAATTAGCTTCATTCTGCAACGTCAAAATTATGACTCCACCTGCACTTCTGCTTCTCTGGGAGACATGCTATGTATTACGTGATCTCCTGAAGGTGCAACGAGGCTACGACCGAACATCGAGCCCACCCAGGACTGGATCTGAGTATTCAGAGAGTTACTTCTTACGGCTGAACGAAGAGCTACGGAGATCAGCACAGAAACTACAATTGAGAGCCTTGGTCATCGATAACGCCCAGTTTCTAGATGAGCGTGGGCTGCGCAAATTGGTAGAAGTACGCGACAGGTGTGAACACAAATTCGGGCTGATCCTCTGCTATCAGATGCGTGACCATGCAAAGCCTCATGAGCGTGTTCAGCCGTTACTAGAAAAGGTTCACGTGCTTGACCAACGAACAGACGCTGAGGTCGTAGAGCAAATGAGTGAGGCAGAATTTCGATCAGAGGTTCTACCTCGACTCTACTTAGCATTAGAAGCTGACTTTAGCCCGGAGATTGAGGCCAAAATCGACGACTTCGAAGCGACTTTGTGGAGACATACGAAGGGCAACTGGCATCGCATCGAAGCCCTGACTACGATCTTCGATGAAGAACTCGGCCCGAAAGATGGGGATGTAAGGATCATTAACCTAGAGGTCGAAGAGCGAATAAATCAGCGATTGAACAAAACGAAGCGCCAATAACTATGCTGGGTCTTCGCGTACAGATGTATAAAATGTGAGGATGGATGGGCGAATAGAGGGAGAAATGTCAACTTATTATAATGAGATAAGTCAACCGATTAAATCGATAAGTCAACTAATTAAATCGATAAGTCAACCAATTTCGGTATGGAGCAGCATAGCTGCTCCATAGCGCACTGCTCGTCACGCGAATATGTGTGCTATACTTGGGCCATGCCTGGCGCACACACACACGATAGAATCACCCTTGTCACCGGCATTGCCTTAGCGCCCGCGTGGTGGGTGCTCTCGCCCGATCATTCGCTGGCGACGGTTCTGACGATCACAGGCGCGCATCTGATCTCCGGCCTCGTCTTCTCCTGCGACCTCGACATCGACTCGGTTGAGTACCGTCGTTGGGGCATCTTGCGCTTCATCTGGTGGCCCTACAAAGAGACGATCCCGCATCGCTCGTGGCTGAGCCATGGCCTGGTGATCGGGCCGCTGCTGCGGCTGGCCTACTTTGGCCTGATCGTCTACGGCCTGCTGTGGCTCGTCTTCAACGCCACCAACAACATCGATCTCTGGCAGGAGCTTCAGCGCTCGTTTGTGCAAAACCTGCGCGAGTATTCGGGGCAGACCTACGCTTTCTTGTTGGGCTTCGTCACCGGCGGCGCGGCGCACTCGATCCCCGACTGGATCTCGACCGGCACGAAGCGCACCTGGAATCAGTGGACAAGGTTTTAGCGTATGGATGAGATCGAACGCCTGATTGCCGCCGGCGAGAGCGAGCAGATAGCCCTGCTGAAAGAGCGCACGCGGCCCGAAGAGCTGGCCGAGACGCTGGCCGCACTTGCCAACCGCAGCGGCGGCACCGTCCTGCTGGGCGTCGGCGGGCGGCTGCGGCCCAAGATCGAAGGGCTGCACAACGCCGCTGCCGCCGAAGAGCTGGCGCTGGAGGCCGCGCTGATCTGCACACCGCCGCTGCTGCTGCCGCTGCCGCGCCGCGTCGCGCGCGACGAGCAAGCCGTGCTGCTGCTCGAGGTTCCGGCGGGCCTGCCGCACGTCTATAGCGTCCACGGCAAATACCTGATCCGCGACGGCGTTGCCAACGTGCCGATCCCACCCCATACGTTACGTCAACTTTTACTCGAACGCGGCTCGGTCGGCTGGGAGCGGCTTGCCGCAGAGGCGACGATCGCCGATCTCGACTCGGCCAAGATCCAGCAGTACCTTGAGCGAGTCGGGCCACCTGCGCTGGACGATCCCTACGGCTGGCTCCAGCGTCGGGGCTGCATCATCCGCCGCGACGGAGCGGAGAGCGCAGCGCCGCCGGAGCAGGCGTTCGTACCGACCAATGCGGGCATTCTGCTGTTTGCGCGCGACATCGAGCGTCACGTGCCACAGTGCGAAATCACGCTGGTGCGCTATCGCGGCGTGGAGATGAGCGACGAGTTCGAGCGCGCCGATGTTCGCGATACACTGCCGGAGCAGGCCCGCCGGGCCGAGCGCTGGCTGCGCGACAACATGCGCGGCGGCTCGAAGATGGTCGGCCTGGAGCGCCAGGACTGGACCGAGTATCCGCTGGCGGTCGTGCGCGAGGCGCTGATTAATGCTATTGCCCACCGCGACTATGCCGTGCGCGGCGAGGGGATTCGCATCGCGCTCTTTGGCGATCGGCTCGAATGCTACTCGCCCGGACGCCTGCCGGGTCACGTCACGGTAGACAACTTACGCGAGGAGCGCTACTCGCGCAACGAGGTGCTGGTGCAGGTCTTGAGCGACCTGGGATTGATCGAGCGGCTCGGCTACGGCATCGACCGCATGCTCAAGCTGATGTCCAGCGAGGGCTTGCCGCCGCCGTCCTTCCGCGAGACGGCTGCCGGCTTTCTGGTGACATTGCAGGGCCGCAGCATCGCCGAGGCGACGCAGAGCGGCATCGACACGAGCGAGTGGCTGCGCGCCGGGATCAACGAGCGGCAGATCGCCGCGCTGCTGTGGCTGGCCGAGCATCGCCGCATTACGAACCGCGAGTATCGCGAGCTAACGCCCGATATTTCGGATGAGACAGTACGCCGCGATCTGGCCGATCTGGTGGAGCGCGGCTTGCTGCTGCGGATCGGCGACCGGCGAGGAACCTATTATATTTTGCGATAAGCTACAAGAGACGAGGCAGGTATGCCAAGGGTCGTTCGTGGCCGCGCTGGCCGCATGTTGAAACGCAACGAAATTCTCACCGAGTACGGCTCGACGCTCGCGCGGATGATGCAGGCGCAGATCCGGCCCGATCCGGGCACGCGCATCCTGCATCTCGGCAGCCCAGGCGCCACCGAGCTGGCCGAATACCTCGCGCCGCAGCTCGATGCGAGCGAGCTGGTGATCTGTGTCTATACGTTTGACGAGCTGGAAGATACACGCGCGGCGCTGGCCGGGCTGGGCAACGTGCATGTGATCAACGACCTGGAAGATCTGGACGAGGATGAGCCGCCATTCGACATCGTAAGCTGCATCGCGCCGTTCCATCTGGGCCGCGATACGGTGATCGAGCTGATCGATCAGGGCGTGGCGCGGCTTGCCGCAGATGGCGCGCTCTACCTCGGCGGCGATAAGCAGCACGAGTTCGACCGCTATGTCGAGGCGCTGGGGATGCTGATCCGCGATCCGCAGCAGATCGCCAGTCGCGGGCAGTACCGCATCGTGGCAGCGCAGGGCCGCAATCTGCGCAAAGCAGGCCGGATCGGCGGGCGGCGTGCCTAATATGCCGTTAGGCCGGGGCGGGTGCCCTCTGGGCGGTGGGCGTCCCCCAAATACTTCATTCTTCTGATCCACAATCGTTCCCTGTGCCTGCCGACCAGACCCTTTGCTCCTCCCGATGGGGAGCGAGCTTCGCGTGACACGCCAGGGCAAGTGCGAGCGATGGACTACCTGCGACGAAAGCTAACCGTGCGCGCGCATGGGCTATCGCTGGTGCTGGTCAAACGTCCGATCGAGAGCGCCGAGCATGTGCTTCAGAAGGCGCTGCTGTGGGCGCTCTATCTGCCGCGCTATCCGAATCTGCGCGTGGAGGTGCCGCTGCCGCAGCCCAGCCGCTACAAGCCCGATCTGCTCGCGCTGGACGAGCGCCAGGAGCCGATCTTTTGGGGCGAGTGCGGCGAGGTGTCGATCGAAAAGCTGCGGTTCCTGCTCAGCCGCTACCGCCGCACGCACATCGTCTTCTCCAAGTGGGATACTCGCCTCGATCCGTTTGGCGAGTTCATCATCAGAGCGCTGCCGGAAAACCGGCGGGCCGCGCCCGTCGAGCTGATCAGCTTTCCACCGGAGGCCGCCGACTGGATCGCGCCCGACGGCACGATCGCGATCCGCTCCGGCGATTTCGAGCTGCGCCGCTGGGAGGCGCAATAAAGGCACGGCGGAACCGTGCCCCTGCGCCCGCGAACGGATCTACAGCACCGACAGTACCTCCGCCGCGACCTCGTAGCGCCCGAACGACGGCATGATATACACGCCGCTGACGAGATCCTTGACCTCAAGCAGCAGCTCCTGGGCCATCTTGACGCCCTCCTTGCGGCCTTCGGCACCCGCCAGCTTCATCCGGCGCAGCGCCTCGTCGGTGGGCGCGATGCCCGGCACCTCGTTTTTGAGGAACTCAGCCTGGCGGTAGCTCTGAAGCGGCAGCAGACCAAGCACCAGCGGGATCGGCGGCGGTCCCAGGCGCTCCAGAAATGCCCGCAGCGCCTCGGCATCGTAGGCAATCTGCGTCATGGCGAAGTGCGCACCCGCCGCGATTTTTTGATGGAGCCGGTTGATCTCCCAGTCAGGATCGGCGGCGTTCACGTCGAGCGCCACGCCGATATTGAAGGTCGTGGGCATGCCGATGTCGTTGCCAGCGGTATCGACGCCGCGATTCATGCCGCTGATCACCTGGACCAGCCCGATCGTATCGACATCGAAGACGCCCTTGGTGCCGGGATAGTCCGCCAGCGACGGCGGATCGCCTTTGAGCGCCAGGATATTGCGGACGTTCATCGCGTGCGCGCCCAGCAGATCGCTTTGCAGCCCCATCAGCGAGCGGTCGCGGGTGGTGAAGTGCAGGATCGTTTCGAGGCCGGTGCGATCCTGGATCATCGCGCACATCGCCAGCGCGCTCATACGCACCCGCGACATCGGCGAGTCGGCGACGTTGATGAACTGCACGCCCGCCTCCTTGAGCATCTGCGCGCCTTCGAGGCATTTCCTCGGATTGTGGCCGCGCGGCGGGTCGATCTCTACGCTGACCACGAACTCGCCCGCCTCAAGCGCCCGCGCCAGCCGCGTCGGCTCGGTCTGCGCTGTTACGGCCTTGGGCTTGGGCGCTGCCTCCACATGATGCACGTGGCCCGCAGGCGCGTCGGGGTTGAGATCGTGCAGCATGCCGTGCATCGCGGCGATATGCTCAGGCGTGGTGCCGCAGCAGCCGCCGACCAGGCTCACGCCGATCTCCTCGATCATGCGCTTGGCGTAGCGCGCCATGTACTCCGGCGACGACGGGTAGAAGACGCGGTTGTGACGCTCGGTGGGAAAGCCCGCGTTGGGCTGCGCCGATAGCCGCACGTCGGGCGCGGCAATGTGCATCGCCTCGACGATATTGAAGACGCGCTGCGATCCGACCGAGCAGTTGACGCCGATGATGTCGACGCCGACGGCGCGCAGCTTGACGACGACCTCCTCCGGCGTGTGGCCCAGCGGAGTCCGACCGTCTTCGGCAAAGGTCATCTGGGCGATGATCGGCAGGTCGCTGATCGAGCGCGCGACCTCGATCGCCAGGATGATCTCGCGCAGATCGCTGAACGTTTCCAGAATCAACAGGTCCGCGCCCTGCTCCAACAGCGCGCCGATCTGCTCGCTAAACGCCGCGCGCGCCTGATCGGACGTGATATGGCCGTATGGTTCCAGCAGCTTGCCCAGCGGCCCGACCGCGCCGGCGATAAACACGGACGCGCCGGAGATCTCGCGGACGTCGCGCGCGATCTTCATGGCGCGGAAGTTAATCTCGCGGACTTTGTCCTGCAAGCCATGTGCTTCGAGCTTGAAGCGATTCGCGCCGTAGGTATTGGTTTCGATCAGCTCCGCGCCAGCCTCGATGTAGCTGCGATGAATATCCGCGACAAGTCGCGGATTCGTCAGGTTCAGCGCGTCGAAGCACTGGTCGAAGTCGACGCCGTGGTTATAGAGCTGCGTGCCCATCGCGCCATCGGCAAGCAGCGGGGCGCGCTGGAGCCGTTCGATAAACGGATGCGTCATGCTATCTATCATCCTATTCCATGACCGACGAACCTTGTCGGGAAACATTGGTTCCAGGTTTCAAGCTCAACATTCGCCGTTAGTTCTCGGCTCTACCTTCAGTTTGTTCTTTGTTCCTTTGTTCTTTCGCCGGGTGCCCATGCCGGGCGTCCATGCCCAAAGGGCACCCGGTCTGGCACCCGCATGGCACTCGCCCGGCCTTTCGGCGCATGATGCACTGTCTAAGACAACGCCCGTCGCGGCGGTGCGGCGGGCGGGACTACCGGAAGTATAGGAGACGCGCTACAGCGCGTCAAGCCAGCAGGCTCCCACAGTCGGGTTAAAAAATAACACAGGTCCTCAGCACTACCCGAAGACCTGCGCGTCTCGATCGAGCTTCAGCTATTTCTTTGGTGTTGCGGGCTGTTTCTTCTGCTGCTGCTTTTTCTGGTCCTGAACTTTTTTCTGTTTGTTGACGTTCTTCGGACTCTTGTCACCCATGAGGAGCCTCCTTGAGCATAAAGAGGATAGGCCAGCAGACACACACCGATAGCGGGGAGTTGGCTATCGATGCGGTAGAGCTATCATAGCATGACTGTCAAGATCAGCTCACTGCCGCAACGCTCGCCCTGGTCACGGCGATCAGATCGTCGACGCGCAGCCGCAGGTTGATCCCGCGCTGCCCGGCGCTGACGTAGAGCTCGTCGAACTGCCGCGCCGCGTCGTCCAGCAGCACCTCGAAGCCCCTGTCGA encodes:
- a CDS encoding transposase, producing the protein MIGQTSLLVILVHLIDRVPVVPTPQHGPGRPKVYADHLFLKALVIMIVRHLHTVHELLTVLAQPTREMRELRHLLTINGQFPSRRTWERRLQALPDTLPAQIGCLGRVLVGLIQPWANSGRAVAVDSTVLRARGGVWHQKDRAAGRVPHTSIDTEAQWTKSGWHGWVYGWKLQLATTVAAVWIPLAAELTAANRADRELAPELLCRLPPEVRVVLGDRHYNTPLLHELCAEDERILVTTRYGRYPHTDGGVEVRRVFHKLRSVTIENFNEQFKGIFDGHGQVPTKGLTNTRRFALGAILVYQLMLWYRFEHNLDLRVGLKACLKAA
- a CDS encoding metal-binding protein, whose amino-acid sequence is MPGAHTHDRITLVTGIALAPAWWVLSPDHSLATVLTITGAHLISGLVFSCDLDIDSVEYRRWGILRFIWWPYKETIPHRSWLSHGLVIGPLLRLAYFGLIVYGLLWLVFNATNNIDLWQELQRSFVQNLREYSGQTYAFLLGFVTGGAAHSIPDWISTGTKRTWNQWTRF
- a CDS encoding ATP-binding protein: MDEIERLIAAGESEQIALLKERTRPEELAETLAALANRSGGTVLLGVGGRLRPKIEGLHNAAAAEELALEAALICTPPLLLPLPRRVARDEQAVLLLEVPAGLPHVYSVHGKYLIRDGVANVPIPPHTLRQLLLERGSVGWERLAAEATIADLDSAKIQQYLERVGPPALDDPYGWLQRRGCIIRRDGAESAAPPEQAFVPTNAGILLFARDIERHVPQCEITLVRYRGVEMSDEFERADVRDTLPEQARRAERWLRDNMRGGSKMVGLERQDWTEYPLAVVREALINAIAHRDYAVRGEGIRIALFGDRLECYSPGRLPGHVTVDNLREERYSRNEVLVQVLSDLGLIERLGYGIDRMLKLMSSEGLPPPSFRETAAGFLVTLQGRSIAEATQSGIDTSEWLRAGINERQIAALLWLAEHRRITNREYRELTPDISDETVRRDLADLVERGLLLRIGDRRGTYYILR
- a CDS encoding class I SAM-dependent methyltransferase yields the protein MPRVVRGRAGRMLKRNEILTEYGSTLARMMQAQIRPDPGTRILHLGSPGATELAEYLAPQLDASELVICVYTFDELEDTRAALAGLGNVHVINDLEDLDEDEPPFDIVSCIAPFHLGRDTVIELIDQGVARLAADGALYLGGDKQHEFDRYVEALGMLIRDPQQIASRGQYRIVAAQGRNLRKAGRIGGRRA
- a CDS encoding bifunctional homocysteine S-methyltransferase/methylenetetrahydrofolate reductase — translated: MTHPFIERLQRAPLLADGAMGTQLYNHGVDFDQCFDALNLTNPRLVADIHRSYIEAGAELIETNTYGANRFKLEAHGLQDKVREINFRAMKIARDVREISGASVFIAGAVGPLGKLLEPYGHITSDQARAAFSEQIGALLEQGADLLILETFSDLREIILAIEVARSISDLPIIAQMTFAEDGRTPLGHTPEEVVVKLRAVGVDIIGVNCSVGSQRVFNIVEAMHIAAPDVRLSAQPNAGFPTERHNRVFYPSSPEYMARYAKRMIEEIGVSLVGGCCGTTPEHIAAMHGMLHDLNPDAPAGHVHHVEAAPKPKAVTAQTEPTRLARALEAGEFVVSVEIDPPRGHNPRKCLEGAQMLKEAGVQFINVADSPMSRVRMSALAMCAMIQDRTGLETILHFTTRDRSLMGLQSDLLGAHAMNVRNILALKGDPPSLADYPGTKGVFDVDTIGLVQVISGMNRGVDTAGNDIGMPTTFNIGVALDVNAADPDWEINRLHQKIAAGAHFAMTQIAYDAEALRAFLERLGPPPIPLVLGLLPLQSYRQAEFLKNEVPGIAPTDEALRRMKLAGAEGRKEGVKMAQELLLEVKDLVSGVYIMPSFGRYEVAAEVLSVL